A section of the Arabiibacter massiliensis genome encodes:
- the queA gene encoding tRNA preQ1(34) S-adenosylmethionine ribosyltransferase-isomerase QueA, translated as MKTSDFDYDLPEELIAQEPAAERDGCRLLVMDRATGALEDRIFRDIADYLRPGDLLVANETRVMPARLLGAKRGTGGAAEVFLLRQHGTPVENRSALWEVLVRPGKRLKPGTGAVVDFTDAAGNVALSAEIVDWADAAQRGERVARLTTPLPSLDEALHAVGHTPLPPYIKDYAGDEELYQTVYSRRESSAAAPTAGLHFTPELIAQLQDQGVRWETVELEVGLDTFRIVDEDDPEKHVIHTEFYTVPERTAAAIAETRERGGRVVAVGTTSVRSLESAWDAGMRAVTPRARETTSLYLLPGSEFHVVDALVTNFHVPRSTLMMLVSAFSTRENIMAAYRHAVEERYRMLSFGDAMFIC; from the coding sequence ATGAAGACCTCCGATTTCGACTACGACCTGCCCGAAGAGCTCATCGCGCAGGAGCCCGCCGCCGAGCGCGATGGGTGCCGCCTGCTCGTCATGGACCGCGCGACCGGCGCGCTGGAGGACCGCATCTTCCGCGACATCGCCGACTACCTGCGCCCCGGCGACCTTCTGGTGGCCAACGAGACGCGCGTGATGCCGGCGCGCCTGCTGGGCGCGAAGCGCGGCACGGGCGGGGCGGCCGAGGTGTTCCTGCTGCGCCAGCACGGCACGCCCGTCGAGAACCGAAGCGCGCTCTGGGAGGTGCTCGTGCGCCCCGGCAAGCGCCTCAAGCCCGGAACGGGCGCGGTGGTGGACTTCACGGACGCCGCCGGCAACGTGGCGCTCTCGGCCGAGATCGTGGACTGGGCCGACGCCGCTCAGAGGGGCGAGCGCGTGGCGCGCCTCACCACGCCGCTGCCCTCCCTCGACGAGGCGCTGCACGCGGTGGGCCACACGCCGCTGCCGCCCTACATCAAGGACTACGCTGGCGACGAGGAGCTCTACCAGACCGTGTACTCGCGCCGCGAGAGCTCGGCAGCCGCGCCCACAGCGGGCTTGCATTTCACGCCCGAGCTCATCGCGCAGCTTCAGGATCAGGGCGTTCGCTGGGAGACGGTGGAGCTGGAGGTGGGCCTGGACACCTTCCGCATCGTGGACGAGGACGACCCCGAGAAGCACGTCATCCACACCGAGTTCTACACCGTGCCCGAGCGCACTGCGGCGGCCATCGCCGAGACGCGCGAGCGCGGCGGCCGCGTGGTGGCCGTGGGCACGACGAGCGTCCGCAGCCTCGAAAGCGCCTGGGACGCCGGGATGCGCGCCGTCACGCCCCGCGCGCGCGAGACGACCTCGCTCTACCTCCTGCCCGGCAGCGAGTTCCACGTGGTGGACGCCCTCGTCACGAACTTCCACGTGCCGCGCTCCACCCTCATGATGCTCGTGAGCGCCTTCTCCACGCGAGAGAACATCATGGCGGCGTACCGTCACGCCGTGGAGGAGCGCTACCGCATGCTCTCCTTCGGCGACGCGATGTTCATCTGCTAG
- a CDS encoding sigma-70 family RNA polymerase sigma factor has product MRKAPLADVAAAIDSCGNAVLHLALCRTGSRADAEDVFQNVFLRLHQSAPKLESEEHLRAWLLRVTVNCCNDWHREARKHPRTAFDEAIAVEGRGGLPDDEADELRRAVAQLPARQQTALHLFYFEGYSTEEVARITGERPATVRSHLHRARKTLKIMLEGGRDA; this is encoded by the coding sequence ATGAGGAAAGCCCCCCTCGCGGACGTCGCCGCGGCCATCGACTCCTGCGGCAACGCCGTCTTGCACCTGGCGCTTTGCAGGACCGGAAGTCGCGCCGACGCGGAGGACGTGTTCCAAAACGTCTTTCTGCGCCTCCATCAGAGCGCCCCGAAGCTCGAGAGCGAGGAGCACCTGAGAGCCTGGCTGCTCCGCGTGACCGTGAACTGCTGCAACGACTGGCACCGCGAGGCGCGCAAGCACCCCCGGACCGCGTTCGACGAGGCCATCGCCGTGGAGGGCCGAGGCGGCCTGCCCGACGACGAGGCCGACGAGTTGCGGCGCGCCGTCGCCCAGCTGCCCGCGCGGCAGCAGACCGCCCTGCACCTCTTCTACTTCGAAGGGTATTCCACCGAGGAGGTCGCGCGGATCACCGGCGAGCGCCCGGCCACCGTCAGGTCGCATCTGCACCGCGCGCGCAAGACGCTCAAGATCATGCTGGAAGGAGGCCGCGATGCGTGA
- a CDS encoding epoxyqueuosine reductase QueH, with protein MKLLLHACCGPCSLEPTRILRAAGHDLTIYYANSNIAPAEEYARRRDTLAAWAESEGLPVVEGPYAPDAWEGAAGRFGLCDGDPAAREQRCRACYRLRFEEAARVAAERGFDAVGTTLSVSPYQYTEAIREELERAAAGAGVAALFEDYRPYYEEATRRSRRLSMYRQNYCGCRFSAAEAAAERAERKRARAAEREAEAAAHAEERAAEEAARAAKRAERAAYAEKQARKRAALRALREQKRD; from the coding sequence ATGAAATTGCTACTTCATGCCTGCTGCGGACCGTGCTCGCTCGAGCCGACGCGCATCCTGCGCGCGGCCGGACACGACCTGACCATATACTATGCGAACTCGAACATCGCGCCGGCCGAGGAGTACGCGCGCCGGCGAGACACGCTCGCCGCCTGGGCCGAGAGCGAGGGGCTGCCCGTGGTCGAGGGCCCCTACGCGCCGGATGCGTGGGAGGGCGCGGCCGGACGCTTCGGGCTGTGCGACGGCGATCCCGCAGCGCGCGAGCAACGCTGCCGCGCCTGCTATCGCCTGCGGTTCGAGGAGGCCGCGCGTGTCGCCGCCGAGCGGGGCTTCGACGCCGTGGGCACCACGCTCTCGGTGAGCCCCTACCAGTACACCGAGGCCATCCGCGAGGAGCTGGAGCGCGCCGCCGCAGGTGCGGGTGTGGCCGCCTTGTTCGAGGATTACCGGCCGTACTACGAGGAGGCCACGCGCCGCAGCCGGAGGCTAAGCATGTACCGGCAGAACTACTGCGGCTGCCGCTTCTCCGCGGCCGAGGCCGCTGCCGAACGAGCCGAGCGCAAGCGGGCGCGCGCCGCCGAGCGCGAGGCCGAGGCCGCCGCGCATGCCGAGGAGCGCGCCGCCGAGGAGGCCGCCCGCGCCGCCAAACGCGCCGAGCGAGCGGCCTACGCCGAGAAGCAGGCCCGCAAGCGCGCCGCCCTGCGCGCCCTCCGCGAGCAGAAGCGCGACTGA
- a CDS encoding HAD family hydrolase, whose translation MSERTAPAYRAIFFDLDGTLLPMEIDEFMRSYFAALGGYVARFGVAPEAFMAGMKAGIENMAAHDDGRPNSEAFWEGWFAHVDADACDWQVELDRFYEGPFGELGADVAPNPAAARAVDALAAKGYPLVLATMPMFPERAVRWRLEWAGVDPDKFARLTTFMNSTSVKPKPAYYAENLAAAGVHGADVLMVGNNTVEDLGIRSLGADAFLVIDHLLDPTDGGFDLAGVKHGTMEEFAAWAEALPVCADPADGIETGLVGAAARERALAENLAAGARIDAPGAGFAISGIEG comes from the coding sequence ATGAGCGAACGCACCGCACCGGCCTACCGGGCCATCTTCTTCGACTTGGACGGAACCCTGCTCCCCATGGAGATCGATGAGTTCATGCGCTCGTACTTCGCCGCGCTCGGCGGCTACGTCGCGCGTTTCGGCGTGGCGCCCGAGGCGTTCATGGCCGGCATGAAGGCCGGCATCGAGAACATGGCCGCCCACGACGACGGCCGCCCGAACAGCGAGGCGTTCTGGGAGGGCTGGTTCGCGCACGTCGACGCCGACGCGTGCGATTGGCAGGTCGAGCTCGACCGCTTCTACGAGGGGCCGTTCGGCGAGCTGGGCGCGGACGTGGCGCCGAACCCGGCGGCGGCGCGCGCCGTGGACGCGCTCGCGGCCAAGGGCTACCCGCTCGTGCTGGCCACGATGCCCATGTTCCCTGAGCGCGCCGTGCGGTGGCGCCTCGAGTGGGCGGGCGTCGACCCGGACAAGTTCGCGCGCCTCACCACCTTCATGAACTCCACGAGCGTGAAGCCCAAGCCCGCCTACTACGCCGAGAACCTGGCCGCGGCCGGCGTGCACGGCGCAGACGTGCTCATGGTGGGGAACAACACGGTGGAGGACCTGGGCATCCGCTCGCTCGGGGCCGACGCGTTCCTGGTCATCGACCATCTGCTCGATCCGACGGACGGCGGCTTCGACCTGGCGGGCGTGAAGCATGGCACGATGGAAGAGTTCGCCGCGTGGGCCGAGGCGCTGCCCGTGTGCGCGGACCCGGCCGACGGCATCGAAACCGGCCTCGTAGGCGCCGCCGCGCGCGAGCGGGCGCTTGCGGAGAACCTCGCGGCCGGCGCGCGCATCGACGCCCCCGGCGCGGGCTTCGCCATCAGCGGGATCGAGGGCTAG
- the tgt gene encoding tRNA guanosine(34) transglycosylase Tgt, which yields MALFDCTCDAQSGHARALTYETAHGSFQTPMFMPVGTSATVKGVTAGQLRDLNSQVVLANTYHLSLRPGADVVAEAGGVHRFMNYDGPMLTDSGGFQVFSLADTLKLDDDGLTFRSIYDGSKVRWTPESNMAIQEQLGADIAMQLDQCTPYPAERAFVAKAVDLSANWARRCLAAHKRPDQTLFGIVQGGMELDLRLESIRRLREIEDESLSAGGRRFGGFGIGGYSVGEDHEVMFETLGPVARACPEDRPRYLMGVGNPTTLVRAVREGVDMFDCVLPTRTARMGTAFSSTGRMNMRNAKFTRDFGPLDPACTCPTCQNHSRAYIRHLVKQNEMLGGILLSIHNLHYLIDLMRRAREAVLAGAYEEFYQEWMASPAAKDY from the coding sequence GTGGCCCTCTTCGACTGCACCTGCGACGCGCAAAGCGGCCACGCCCGCGCGCTCACGTACGAGACGGCGCACGGCTCCTTCCAGACGCCGATGTTCATGCCCGTGGGCACCTCGGCCACGGTGAAGGGAGTCACCGCAGGCCAGCTGCGCGATTTGAACAGCCAGGTGGTGCTTGCGAACACGTACCACCTCTCGCTGCGTCCCGGTGCCGACGTGGTGGCCGAGGCGGGCGGCGTGCACCGCTTCATGAACTACGACGGCCCCATGCTCACCGACTCGGGCGGCTTCCAGGTGTTCAGCCTGGCCGACACGCTCAAGCTCGATGATGACGGCCTCACGTTCCGCTCCATCTACGACGGCTCGAAGGTGCGCTGGACGCCCGAGTCGAACATGGCCATCCAAGAGCAGCTGGGCGCGGATATCGCCATGCAGCTCGACCAGTGCACCCCGTACCCGGCCGAGCGCGCGTTCGTCGCGAAGGCCGTGGACCTCTCGGCCAACTGGGCGCGCCGCTGCCTGGCCGCGCACAAACGGCCCGATCAGACGCTCTTCGGCATCGTGCAGGGCGGCATGGAACTCGATCTGCGCCTTGAGTCCATCCGCCGTCTGCGCGAGATCGAAGACGAGAGCCTCAGCGCGGGCGGCCGCAGGTTCGGCGGCTTCGGCATCGGCGGCTACTCGGTGGGCGAGGACCACGAGGTGATGTTTGAGACCCTCGGCCCCGTGGCCCGCGCCTGCCCGGAGGACCGCCCGCGCTACCTCATGGGCGTGGGCAACCCCACCACGCTCGTGCGCGCGGTGCGCGAGGGCGTGGACATGTTCGACTGCGTGCTGCCCACGCGCACGGCCCGCATGGGCACCGCCTTCAGCAGCACGGGCCGCATGAACATGCGCAACGCGAAGTTCACGCGCGACTTCGGCCCGCTCGACCCGGCGTGCACGTGCCCCACGTGCCAAAACCACAGCCGCGCCTATATCCGCCATCTCGTGAAGCAAAACGAGATGCTCGGCGGCATCCTGCTCTCCATCCACAACCTGCACTACCTCATCGACCTCATGCGCCGCGCCCGCGAAGCCGTGCTGGCGGGCGCGTACGAGGAGTTCTACCAGGAATGGATGGCGAGCCCCGCCGCCAAGGACTACTAG
- the secD gene encoding protein translocase subunit SecD, which yields MATAQKPKKKPSRTTDRRNVWLLIITTLLVIGSVIMFTPPQEKINQGLDIQGGLSVVLTAKGADGAQVTGEDMEKSRAIIESRVNALGASEAVVQVQGADQILVQIPGLTNTEDALNTIGKTGKLEFARLDSFTDEDAKTKIDNGQATGEGVITDEFGNSLPSGTTEHLKVEDGTYTPLVTGANITNVSIGKPSETATDYAVNLKLDAEGTAAFAEASKELVGEHGKIVIILDNEVQQAPAIQDEILNGDVQITGGYTLDEAKALQTVLESGSLPVSFEYAQSQTVGPTLGQDALASGVLVALIGLAVVMLYLLFFYRGLGLITAAAMMIFAVLYLGILATLSAFGLFSLSLAGIAGIVLTIGMAADSSILTMERFREEIRMGRSVRAASITGVKHAIITSVDADLVTLVSALSLFFLASASVKGFGLTLALGIVCDIAMMLLFKAPLIRVLAPKVIARHPGFWGVKDSIAASKDYAALAAAEGTSAAAAEAGEAINASESSQVAEARDGAEGASAAKAARKPRGKFIKHDINFLGYRRVFLTVAAVLVCVSLAIVGVKGLNFGIEFVGGTSVSFHGTGDVTTEQMRAAFDEAGEPDAVIQTTNADGDEGFLVRTTTTSAEEATSRANDVADKLGLSTDSFEVTTIGPDWGASVIQSSLIAFLVSIVLIIIYIAIRFEYKMGVTAIVALLHDLVLVMGIYALVGREVNPNTIAALLTILGYSLYDTVVVFHRINDNMQSDDIKCTFMTMANHSINQVLVRTINTTLTSLIPVLAMLLFGGETLKDFAFAMVIGLVCGSYSSIAVASPLYAMWKTREPHYAKLVKKFGPEVGRFQFGNPNAMASAQSSKKAVKAAAAKQAPAKPAKGKRAGGKRPNKK from the coding sequence ATGGCGACAGCCCAGAAACCGAAGAAGAAGCCGAGCCGCACCACGGACCGGCGCAACGTCTGGCTCCTCATCATCACGACCCTGCTGGTCATCGGGTCCGTGATCATGTTCACGCCGCCGCAGGAGAAGATCAACCAGGGCCTGGACATCCAGGGCGGCCTGTCGGTGGTGCTCACGGCGAAGGGTGCGGACGGCGCCCAGGTCACGGGCGAGGACATGGAGAAGAGCCGCGCCATCATCGAGAGCCGCGTGAACGCGCTCGGCGCCTCGGAGGCCGTGGTGCAGGTGCAGGGCGCCGACCAGATCCTCGTACAGATCCCCGGCCTCACGAACACCGAGGATGCGCTCAACACCATCGGCAAGACCGGCAAGCTGGAGTTCGCCCGCCTCGACTCGTTCACCGACGAGGACGCGAAGACCAAGATCGACAACGGCCAGGCCACCGGCGAGGGCGTCATCACCGACGAGTTCGGCAACTCGCTGCCCTCGGGCACCACCGAGCACCTCAAGGTGGAGGACGGCACGTACACGCCGCTCGTCACGGGCGCCAACATCACTAACGTGAGCATCGGCAAGCCCTCCGAGACGGCCACCGACTACGCCGTGAACCTCAAGCTCGACGCCGAGGGCACCGCCGCGTTCGCCGAGGCCTCGAAGGAGCTCGTGGGCGAGCACGGCAAGATCGTCATCATCCTGGACAACGAGGTGCAGCAGGCCCCCGCCATCCAGGATGAGATCCTGAACGGCGACGTGCAGATCACCGGCGGCTACACGCTCGACGAGGCCAAGGCGCTCCAGACGGTGCTCGAAAGCGGCTCGCTTCCCGTGAGCTTCGAATACGCGCAGAGCCAGACCGTCGGCCCGACGCTCGGCCAGGACGCGCTGGCATCCGGCGTGCTGGTGGCGCTCATCGGCCTGGCCGTGGTCATGCTCTACCTTTTGTTCTTCTATCGTGGCCTCGGCCTCATCACCGCGGCGGCCATGATGATCTTCGCGGTGCTCTATCTGGGCATCCTGGCGACGCTTTCCGCGTTCGGCCTGTTCAGCCTGTCGCTCGCGGGCATCGCGGGCATCGTGCTCACCATCGGCATGGCGGCCGACTCCTCCATCCTCACCATGGAGCGCTTCCGCGAGGAGATACGCATGGGACGCAGCGTGCGCGCCGCGTCCATCACCGGCGTCAAGCACGCCATCATCACCTCGGTGGACGCCGACCTCGTCACGCTGGTGTCGGCGCTGTCGCTGTTCTTCCTGGCCAGCGCCTCGGTCAAGGGCTTCGGATTGACGCTCGCGCTCGGCATCGTGTGCGACATCGCCATGATGCTCCTGTTCAAGGCGCCGCTCATCCGCGTGCTCGCGCCGAAGGTGATCGCGCGCCATCCCGGCTTCTGGGGCGTGAAGGACAGCATCGCCGCCTCGAAGGACTACGCGGCCCTCGCGGCTGCCGAGGGCACGAGCGCCGCGGCCGCCGAGGCGGGCGAGGCCATCAACGCCTCCGAGTCCTCCCAGGTGGCCGAGGCGCGCGACGGGGCCGAGGGCGCCTCGGCCGCGAAGGCGGCGCGCAAGCCGCGCGGCAAGTTCATCAAGCACGACATCAACTTCCTCGGGTACCGCCGCGTGTTCCTCACCGTGGCCGCCGTGCTCGTGTGCGTGTCGCTGGCCATCGTGGGCGTGAAGGGGCTCAACTTCGGCATCGAGTTCGTGGGCGGCACGTCGGTGTCGTTCCACGGCACGGGGGACGTGACCACCGAGCAGATGCGCGCCGCCTTCGACGAGGCGGGCGAGCCCGACGCCGTCATCCAGACCACCAACGCCGACGGCGACGAGGGCTTCCTCGTGCGCACCACCACCACGAGCGCCGAGGAGGCCACCTCGCGCGCCAACGACGTGGCCGATAAGCTGGGCCTTTCCACCGACAGCTTCGAGGTGACCACCATCGGGCCCGACTGGGGCGCGAGCGTCATCCAGTCGTCGCTCATCGCGTTTCTGGTGTCCATCGTGCTCATCATCATCTACATCGCCATCCGCTTCGAGTATAAGATGGGCGTCACCGCCATCGTGGCGCTGCTGCACGACCTGGTGCTGGTCATGGGCATCTACGCGCTCGTGGGCCGCGAGGTGAACCCCAACACCATCGCCGCGCTGCTCACCATCTTGGGCTACTCGCTCTACGACACCGTGGTGGTGTTCCACCGCATCAACGACAACATGCAGTCCGACGACATCAAGTGCACGTTCATGACGATGGCGAACCACTCCATCAACCAGGTGCTCGTGCGCACCATCAACACCACCCTGACCTCGCTCATCCCGGTGCTGGCCATGCTCTTGTTCGGCGGCGAGACGCTCAAGGACTTCGCCTTCGCCATGGTCATCGGCCTGGTGTGCGGCTCGTACTCGTCCATCGCGGTGGCGAGCCCGCTCTACGCCATGTGGAAGACGCGCGAGCCCCATTACGCGAAGCTCGTGAAGAAGTTCGGGCCCGAGGTCGGCCGCTTCCAGTTCGGCAACCCCAACGCCATGGCGAGCGCCCAGTCTTCGAAGAAGGCCGTGAAGGCCGCCGCGGCCAAGCAGGCGCCGGCGAAGCCCGCCAAGGGCAAGCGCGCAGGCGGCAAGCGCCCCAACAAGAAGTAG
- the fusA gene encoding elongation factor G translates to MAAPATEHVRNIVLVGQDGAGKTSLAEAMLHVSGRTPRMGTTHDGKSYLDYDEEEIRRKFTIGTSIAPIPYKDYKINLLDTSGHPDFIGDTLATMQAAEMALFVVDAVAGPQVMTTKLWRAAEDMRLSRAVFINHIDRENADFDTAMALLHARFGSRLGPVTIPIGVDKDFQGVIDIIRMKARYFDKGSEQERIEDIPADYADAAQAARDKLCDLVAEADDELMMKYLDGEEQLTQEELEQLLDKAIAQELFIPVFVGSTIIEQGIQGVMEDIATYFPHPRHHGRFRLANGEETLVDESGEPAAFVFKTVSDPFVGRLSFVKVISGILEPGMELVNARTGKKDRLGHLYVMMGKEATDVKSAKAGDIIVVPKLTDTRAGDTLSKSGDVAIDPLPLPVPQYPVAIEAVNKKDEDKLGTFLSRAVENDPTLRVSRSEETHQTVITAMGEAQVETLLARLKEQTGVEAKLVAVRIPYRETIRKKAEAQGRHKKQTGGAGQFGDCWLRLEPNPGAGYEFIDEIVGGKIPRGYLPAIDKGVQDAMAEGFLAGYPMEDIKCAVYDGSYHAVDSNEMAFKTAARIGFRAACEKADPILLEPMANLNVTVGEDYAGAVMGDISTRRGRIVGTDSNDAGETVIMVRVPYAEVVTYTKDLRSITRGSGSYTIELEGYDPAPADVTKKLVEAYQAARAAGN, encoded by the coding sequence ATGGCAGCTCCTGCTACCGAACACGTGCGAAACATCGTGCTGGTCGGCCAAGACGGCGCCGGCAAGACATCGCTCGCCGAGGCGATGCTGCACGTCTCCGGCCGTACGCCCCGCATGGGCACGACGCACGACGGGAAATCCTACCTCGACTACGACGAGGAGGAGATCCGGCGCAAGTTCACCATCGGCACGTCCATCGCCCCCATCCCCTACAAGGACTACAAGATCAATTTGCTGGACACCTCCGGCCATCCCGACTTCATCGGCGACACGCTGGCCACCATGCAGGCGGCCGAGATGGCGCTCTTTGTGGTGGACGCCGTGGCGGGCCCGCAGGTCATGACCACGAAGCTGTGGCGGGCGGCCGAGGACATGCGCCTGTCGCGCGCCGTGTTCATCAACCACATCGACCGCGAGAACGCCGACTTCGACACGGCCATGGCGCTGCTGCACGCGCGCTTCGGCTCGCGCCTGGGGCCGGTGACCATCCCCATCGGCGTCGACAAGGATTTCCAGGGCGTCATCGACATCATCCGCATGAAGGCCCGCTACTTCGACAAGGGCAGCGAGCAGGAGCGCATCGAGGACATCCCGGCCGACTACGCCGACGCCGCCCAGGCCGCGCGCGACAAGCTGTGCGATCTGGTGGCCGAGGCCGACGACGAGCTGATGATGAAGTACCTCGACGGCGAGGAGCAGCTCACGCAGGAGGAGCTCGAGCAGCTGCTCGACAAGGCCATCGCCCAGGAGCTGTTCATCCCCGTGTTCGTGGGCTCCACCATCATCGAGCAGGGCATCCAGGGCGTCATGGAGGACATCGCCACCTACTTCCCGCACCCGCGCCACCACGGCCGCTTCCGCCTGGCCAACGGCGAGGAGACGCTGGTGGACGAGAGCGGCGAGCCGGCCGCGTTCGTGTTCAAGACCGTGTCCGACCCGTTCGTGGGGCGCCTGAGCTTCGTGAAGGTGATCTCGGGCATCCTCGAGCCGGGCATGGAGCTGGTGAACGCGCGCACGGGCAAGAAGGACCGCCTGGGGCACCTCTACGTGATGATGGGCAAGGAGGCCACCGACGTGAAGAGCGCCAAGGCCGGCGATATCATCGTGGTGCCCAAGCTTACCGACACGCGCGCCGGCGACACGCTGTCGAAGTCCGGCGACGTGGCCATCGACCCGCTGCCGCTGCCCGTGCCGCAGTACCCCGTGGCCATCGAGGCCGTCAACAAGAAGGACGAGGACAAGCTGGGCACGTTCCTGTCGCGCGCGGTGGAGAACGATCCCACCCTGCGCGTGAGCCGCAGCGAGGAGACGCACCAGACCGTGATCACCGCCATGGGCGAGGCCCAGGTGGAGACGCTGCTCGCGCGCCTCAAGGAGCAGACGGGCGTCGAGGCGAAGCTCGTGGCCGTGCGCATCCCGTACCGCGAGACCATCCGCAAGAAGGCCGAGGCGCAGGGCCGCCACAAGAAGCAGACGGGCGGCGCCGGCCAGTTCGGCGACTGCTGGCTGCGCCTGGAGCCCAACCCCGGCGCGGGCTACGAGTTCATCGACGAGATCGTGGGCGGCAAGATCCCGCGCGGCTACCTGCCGGCCATCGACAAGGGCGTGCAGGATGCCATGGCCGAGGGCTTCTTGGCGGGATACCCCATGGAGGACATCAAGTGCGCCGTGTACGACGGTTCGTACCATGCGGTCGACTCCAACGAGATGGCGTTCAAGACGGCCGCGCGCATCGGCTTCCGCGCCGCGTGCGAGAAGGCCGATCCCATCCTGCTCGAGCCGATGGCCAACCTCAACGTCACGGTGGGCGAGGACTACGCCGGCGCCGTGATGGGCGACATCTCCACGAGGCGCGGCCGCATCGTGGGCACCGACTCCAACGACGCGGGCGAGACGGTCATCATGGTGCGCGTGCCCTACGCCGAGGTGGTCACCTATACCAAGGACCTGCGTTCCATCACGCGCGGCTCGGGCAGCTACACCATCGAGCTCGAGGGCTACGACCCCGCGCCGGCCGACGTGACCAAGAAGCTGGTGGAAGCCTACCAAGCCGCACGCGCCGCCGGCAATTAA
- a CDS encoding Hsp70 family protein, with protein sequence MALIGIDLGTTNSLAAAFVDGESVLIPNRFGEFLTPSVVHVDSQNQVTVGKLAKERLISQPERTASLFKRLMGTDATVKLGRRKFTPAELSSLVIRQLCADAEAFLGEPVEEAVVSVPAYFDVAQRAATKQAGALAGVRVERLVNEPSAAALSVHEQGVDEAFVVFDFGGGTLDVSVVDCFDNVVGISAVSGDNRLGGSDFDRIIASLLCRENGASFDELDRCAQESVLRTAERAKRALQVSDVAEVRSPLPQLPRPATLTNALLFKLADGLFDRMKKPIKQAVYDSDIPSEDISKVVLVGGSCHMPIVRSYLAELLNVGVTDDGDCDVAVARGLGAYVGIKQRASEVRDIVLTDICPFSLSTAVSNPDPPYYELASVLIPRNTILPSSATNRYSATVPGQKGIRIAVYQGEGVYAKDNAKLTEFEVKIPVNRKECEAMELTYTYDINAILAVEAKVLSTGKVTRLVYAGDGWSADKRAVARIDSVKLAVASDSRTLDHDCLVERALRMAAESDEETRDYLVGLLAQYERVARSNSARIFSQKTREFGEILDLIDSMKESDGIFWKWEE encoded by the coding sequence ATGGCCCTCATCGGCATCGATCTCGGTACCACCAACAGCCTGGCGGCGGCGTTCGTCGACGGCGAGAGCGTGCTCATCCCCAACCGGTTCGGCGAGTTCCTCACGCCCAGCGTGGTGCATGTGGACTCCCAGAACCAGGTAACGGTGGGCAAGTTGGCCAAGGAGCGGCTCATCTCGCAGCCCGAGCGCACTGCGTCGCTGTTCAAGCGCCTGATGGGGACCGATGCAACCGTGAAGCTCGGCAGGAGGAAGTTCACTCCCGCCGAGCTTTCCTCTTTGGTGATCAGGCAGCTGTGCGCCGATGCCGAGGCGTTTTTGGGCGAGCCGGTGGAGGAGGCGGTGGTCAGCGTGCCGGCGTACTTCGACGTGGCGCAGCGCGCGGCCACCAAGCAGGCGGGCGCGCTTGCGGGCGTGCGGGTGGAGCGCCTGGTGAACGAGCCCTCGGCGGCGGCCCTCTCCGTCCACGAGCAGGGGGTGGACGAGGCGTTCGTGGTGTTCGACTTCGGCGGCGGCACGCTGGACGTGTCGGTGGTGGACTGCTTCGACAACGTCGTGGGCATCAGCGCGGTGTCGGGCGACAACCGCCTGGGCGGCAGCGACTTCGACCGCATCATCGCGAGCCTGCTGTGCCGGGAGAACGGCGCGTCCTTCGACGAGCTGGACCGCTGCGCCCAGGAGAGCGTCCTGCGCACGGCGGAGCGGGCCAAGCGCGCGCTGCAGGTTAGCGACGTGGCGGAGGTGCGAAGCCCCCTCCCGCAGCTGCCCCGGCCGGCGACGCTTACGAACGCGTTGCTGTTCAAGCTTGCCGACGGCCTGTTCGACCGCATGAAGAAGCCCATCAAGCAGGCCGTGTACGATTCCGACATCCCCAGCGAGGATATATCCAAGGTGGTGCTGGTGGGAGGGTCGTGCCACATGCCCATCGTGCGAAGCTACCTGGCCGAGCTGCTGAACGTGGGCGTGACCGACGACGGCGACTGCGACGTGGCGGTGGCGCGCGGGCTGGGCGCCTACGTGGGCATCAAGCAGCGCGCAAGCGAAGTACGCGACATCGTGCTCACCGACATCTGCCCCTTCTCGCTCAGCACGGCGGTGAGCAACCCGGACCCGCCGTATTACGAGCTGGCCTCGGTGCTCATCCCACGCAACACCATCCTTCCCTCGAGCGCCACCAACCGGTACTCGGCGACGGTGCCGGGCCAGAAGGGCATCCGCATCGCGGTGTACCAAGGCGAGGGCGTCTACGCCAAGGACAACGCGAAGCTTACCGAGTTCGAGGTGAAGATACCCGTGAACCGCAAGGAATGCGAGGCGATGGAGCTTACGTACACCTACGACATCAACGCCATCCTGGCTGTGGAGGCGAAGGTGCTTTCCACGGGGAAGGTGACGCGGCTCGTGTACGCAGGTGACGGGTGGTCGGCTGACAAGCGGGCCGTGGCGCGCATCGACTCCGTGAAGCTGGCGGTGGCCAGCGACTCCCGTACGCTCGACCACGACTGCCTGGTGGAGCGCGCGCTGCGCATGGCGGCCGAGAGCGACGAGGAGACGCGCGACTACCTGGTGGGGCTGCTCGCCCAGTACGAGCGCGTCGCGAGATCGAACAGCGCGCGCATCTTCTCCCAGAAAACCCGCGAGTTCGGCGAGATCCTCGACCTCATCGACTCCATGAAGGAGAGCGACGGCATCTTCTGGAAGTGGGAGGAATAG